One window of Pseudomonas urmiensis genomic DNA carries:
- the rpsH gene encoding 30S ribosomal protein S8, which produces MSMQDPLADMLTRIRNAQMAEKSVVSMPSSTLKVAVAKVLKDEGYIAGYQVSSEVKPSLSIELKYFEGRPVIEELKRASRPGLRQYKAVTDLPKVRGGLGVSIVSTNKGVMTDRAARAAGVGGEVLCTVF; this is translated from the coding sequence ATGAGTATGCAGGACCCGTTAGCGGACATGCTAACTCGCATCCGTAATGCCCAGATGGCTGAAAAGTCCGTCGTAAGCATGCCTTCTTCGACTCTGAAGGTAGCGGTTGCCAAAGTTCTGAAGGACGAAGGTTACATCGCTGGCTATCAGGTAAGCAGCGAAGTCAAACCCTCCCTGTCGATCGAGCTGAAGTACTTCGAAGGCCGTCCGGTCATCGAAGAGCTGAAGCGCGCTAGCCGTCCTGGCCTGCGTCAGTACAAGGCCGTTACAGATCTGCCGAAAGTTCGTGGCGGTCTGGGCGTGTCTATCGTCTCCACCAACAAAGGTGTGATGACTGATCGTGCTGCACGTGCTGCCGGTGTTGGTGGCGAAGTTCTGTGCACAGTGTTCTAA
- the rplE gene encoding 50S ribosomal protein L5 produces MARLKEIYRNEIAPKLKEELKLANVMEVPRVTKITLNMGLGEAVGDKKVIENAVADLEKITGQKAVVTFARKSIAGFKVREGWPIGVKVTLRRDRMYEFLDRLLAISLPRVRDFRGLNAKSFDGRGNYSMGVKEQIIFPEIDYDKIDALRGLDITLTTTARSDDEGRALLRAFKFPFRN; encoded by the coding sequence ATGGCACGACTCAAAGAGATTTACCGGAACGAAATCGCTCCCAAGCTTAAGGAAGAACTTAAGCTCGCGAACGTGATGGAAGTTCCTCGCGTAACCAAGATCACCCTGAACATGGGTCTGGGCGAAGCGGTCGGTGACAAGAAAGTCATCGAAAACGCCGTTGCCGACCTGGAAAAGATCACCGGCCAAAAAGCCGTTGTGACTTTCGCTCGCAAGTCGATTGCGGGTTTCAAGGTTCGTGAAGGTTGGCCGATCGGCGTTAAAGTTACTCTGCGCCGTGACCGTATGTACGAGTTCCTGGACCGCCTGCTGGCGATCTCCCTGCCTCGGGTTCGCGACTTCCGCGGCCTGAATGCCAAGTCCTTCGATGGTCGTGGCAACTACAGCATGGGCGTGAAAGAGCAGATCATTTTCCCGGAAATCGACTACGACAAGATCGATGCTCTGCGCGGTCTGGACATTACCCTGACCACCACTGCTCGTTCGGATGACGAAGGTCGCGCCCTGCTGCGTGCTTTCAAATTCCCGTTCCGCAACTGA
- the rplX gene encoding 50S ribosomal protein L24, which translates to MQKIRRDDEIIVIAGKDKGKRGKVLKVLADDRLVIGGVNLVKRHTKPNPMAGVQGGIVEKEAPLHASNVAIFNGETNKADRVGFKVEDGKKIRVFKSTQKAVDA; encoded by the coding sequence ATGCAAAAGATTCGTCGTGACGACGAGATCATCGTGATCGCCGGCAAAGACAAAGGTAAGCGCGGTAAGGTGCTGAAGGTTCTCGCTGATGACCGTCTGGTCATCGGTGGCGTGAACCTGGTCAAGCGTCATACCAAGCCTAACCCGATGGCGGGCGTACAGGGCGGTATCGTCGAGAAAGAAGCGCCTCTGCACGCTTCCAACGTTGCCATTTTCAATGGTGAAACCAACAAGGCTGACCGCGTTGGCTTCAAGGTTGAAGACGGCAAGAAAATTCGTGTCTTCAAGTCGACCCAGAAAGCGGTTGATGCTTGA
- the rpsJ gene encoding 30S ribosomal protein S10 has translation MQNQQIRIRLKAFDHRLIDQSTQEIVETAKRTGAQVRGPIPLPTRKERFTVLVSPHVNKDARDQYEIRTHKRVLDIVQPTDKTVDALMKLDLAAGVEVQISLG, from the coding sequence ATGCAAAATCAGCAAATCCGAATCAGGTTGAAGGCTTTCGACCATCGCCTGATCGACCAATCCACCCAGGAAATCGTGGAAACCGCGAAACGTACTGGTGCACAAGTGCGTGGTCCAATTCCACTGCCTACCCGCAAAGAGCGGTTCACCGTTCTGGTCTCCCCGCACGTCAACAAAGACGCGCGTGACCAGTACGAGATCCGTACTCATAAGCGCGTTCTGGACATCGTCCAGCCAACGGATAAAACCGTTGATGCGCTGATGAAGCTCGATCTCGCGGCAGGCGTGGAAGTGCAGATCAGCCTCGGCTAA
- the rpsQ gene encoding 30S ribosomal protein S17: protein MAEAEKTVRTLTGRVVSDKMDKTITVLIERRVKHPIYGKYVKRSTKLHAHDEANQCKIGDKVSIRETRPLAKTKSWALVEVLERAVEV, encoded by the coding sequence ATGGCTGAAGCTGAAAAAACCGTCCGTACGCTGACTGGCCGTGTCGTCAGCGACAAAATGGACAAGACCATCACCGTTCTGATCGAGCGTCGCGTAAAGCACCCGATCTACGGTAAATACGTTAAGCGTTCGACTAAGCTGCACGCGCACGACGAAGCCAACCAGTGCAAAATCGGCGACAAGGTTTCCATTCGCGAAACCCGTCCGCTGGCCAAGACTAAGTCCTGGGCACTGGTTGAAGTCCTCGAACGCGCTGTTGAAGTCTAA
- the rpsE gene encoding 30S ribosomal protein S5, producing MANNDQKRDEGYIEKLVQVNRVAKTVKGGRIFTFTALTVVGDGKGRVGFGRGKSREVPAAIQKAMEAARRNMIQVDLKGTTLQYATKAAHGASKVYMQPASEGTGIIAGGAMRAVLEVAGVQNVLAKCYGSTNPVNVVYATFKGLKAMQSPESIAAKRGKSVEEIF from the coding sequence ATGGCAAATAACGATCAAAAGCGCGACGAAGGCTACATCGAGAAGCTGGTTCAAGTTAACCGCGTAGCCAAAACCGTTAAAGGCGGCCGTATCTTCACCTTCACCGCGTTGACCGTGGTTGGTGATGGCAAGGGTCGCGTTGGTTTCGGCCGTGGCAAATCGCGCGAAGTACCTGCTGCGATTCAAAAAGCCATGGAAGCTGCTCGTCGCAACATGATTCAGGTTGACCTGAAGGGCACCACCCTGCAGTACGCCACCAAGGCCGCCCACGGCGCCTCGAAGGTTTACATGCAGCCTGCCTCGGAAGGTACCGGTATCATCGCTGGCGGCGCAATGCGTGCTGTCCTGGAAGTTGCTGGTGTTCAGAACGTTCTGGCCAAGTGCTACGGTTCGACCAACCCAGTGAACGTGGTTTACGCCACCTTCAAGGGTCTGAAAGCCATGCAATCTCCTGAATCCATTGCTGCCAAGCGCGGCAAGAGCGTCGAGGAGATCTTCTGA
- the rplC gene encoding 50S ribosomal protein L3 translates to MTIGVVGRKCGMTRIFTEEGVSIPVTVIEIEPNRVTQFKTEETDGYRAVQVTVGERRASRVTAAQAGHFAKANVAAGRGVWEFRLEEGDFQAGDLIKAELFTAGQLVDVTGQSKGKGFAGTIKRWNFRGQDNTHGNSVSHRVPGSIGQCQTPGRVFKGKKMSGHMGAERVTVQSLEVVRVDAERNLLLIKGAVPGATGGDVVVRPAVKARG, encoded by the coding sequence ATGACTATTGGTGTAGTCGGTCGTAAATGCGGTATGACCCGTATTTTCACCGAAGAAGGTGTCTCCATTCCGGTCACGGTCATTGAGATCGAGCCGAATCGCGTCACCCAGTTCAAAACCGAAGAAACCGATGGCTACCGTGCAGTGCAAGTCACTGTCGGCGAGCGTCGTGCTTCGCGTGTGACTGCTGCTCAAGCGGGTCACTTCGCTAAAGCGAACGTTGCCGCTGGTCGCGGTGTTTGGGAGTTCCGTCTTGAAGAAGGCGATTTCCAGGCTGGCGATCTGATCAAAGCTGAACTCTTCACTGCAGGCCAGCTGGTAGACGTAACCGGTCAGTCCAAAGGTAAAGGCTTCGCCGGTACCATCAAGCGCTGGAATTTCCGTGGTCAAGATAACACCCACGGTAACTCCGTATCGCACCGTGTTCCGGGTTCCATCGGCCAGTGCCAGACTCCTGGTCGTGTGTTCAAGGGCAAGAAAATGTCCGGTCACATGGGCGCCGAGCGCGTTACTGTGCAGTCCCTGGAAGTAGTTCGCGTAGACGCTGAACGCAACCTGCTGCTGATCAAGGGTGCCGTTCCTGGCGCTACTGGCGGCGACGTGGTTGTACGTCCAGCTGTCAAGGCTCGCGGTTAA
- the rplN gene encoding 50S ribosomal protein L14 codes for MIQTQSMLDVADNSGARRVMCIKVLGGSHRRYAGIGDIIKVTVKEAIPRGKVKKGQVMTAVVVRTRHGVRRADGSIIRFDGNAAVLLNTKQEPIGTRIFGPVTRELRTEKFMKIVSLAPEVL; via the coding sequence ATGATTCAGACTCAATCCATGCTCGATGTGGCCGATAACAGCGGCGCTCGTCGCGTCATGTGCATCAAGGTGCTCGGCGGTTCCCACCGTCGTTACGCCGGTATCGGTGACATCATCAAAGTAACCGTCAAGGAAGCAATTCCGCGCGGTAAGGTCAAAAAAGGCCAGGTGATGACCGCTGTTGTCGTCCGTACCCGTCACGGTGTACGTCGCGCTGACGGTTCCATCATTCGTTTCGACGGCAACGCTGCTGTTCTGCTGAACACCAAGCAAGAGCCGATCGGCACTCGCATCTTCGGGCCAGTGACCCGTGAACTTCGTACTGAGAAGTTCATGAAGATCGTCTCGCTCGCCCCTGAAGTGCTCTAA
- the rplV gene encoding 50S ribosomal protein L22, with the protein MEVAAKLSGARISAQKARLVADQIRGKKVGEALNLLAFSSKKAAEIMKKVLESAVANAEHNEGADVDDLKVSTVFVNEGRSLKRIMPRAKGRADRIVKRSCHITVKVADK; encoded by the coding sequence ATGGAAGTAGCCGCTAAGTTGTCGGGCGCTCGAATCTCCGCCCAGAAAGCCCGCTTGGTCGCCGACCAGATCCGCGGGAAGAAGGTGGGCGAAGCGCTCAACCTGTTGGCCTTCAGCAGCAAAAAAGCCGCTGAAATCATGAAGAAAGTCCTCGAGTCGGCCGTTGCCAACGCCGAACACAACGAAGGCGCAGACGTTGATGACCTGAAGGTCTCCACCGTCTTCGTCAACGAAGGGCGTTCGCTGAAGCGCATCATGCCGCGTGCCAAAGGCCGCGCTGATCGCATCGTCAAGCGGTCTTGCCATATCACTGTCAAGGTTGCGGACAAGTAA
- the rplW gene encoding 50S ribosomal protein L23 codes for MNQERVFKVLLGPHVSEKATVLAEKKGQFVFKVATDATKLEIKKAVEGLFGVKVENVSTVNVLGKTKRTARGLGKRNDWKKAIVSLQPGQDLDFSSSAE; via the coding sequence ATGAACCAGGAACGCGTATTTAAAGTCCTCCTTGGCCCGCACGTTTCCGAGAAGGCTACCGTTCTGGCTGAGAAGAAAGGCCAGTTCGTATTCAAGGTTGCTACTGACGCAACCAAGCTGGAAATCAAGAAAGCTGTCGAAGGCCTGTTCGGCGTAAAAGTCGAAAACGTGTCGACTGTTAACGTTCTGGGTAAAACCAAGCGTACCGCACGTGGTCTGGGCAAGCGCAATGACTGGAAGAAGGCGATCGTCTCCCTTCAGCCAGGCCAAGATCTCGATTTCAGCAGCAGTGCTGAGTAA
- the rpsN gene encoding 30S ribosomal protein S14, with the protein MAKKSMKNRELKRQLTVAKYAKKRAELKATIVNLNASPEERFAAVVALQKQPRDASAARLRNRCRLTGRPHGVYRKFGLGRNMLRQAAMRGDVPGLVKASW; encoded by the coding sequence ATGGCCAAGAAGAGCATGAAAAACCGCGAGCTGAAGCGTCAGCTCACGGTAGCCAAGTACGCCAAAAAGCGTGCCGAGCTGAAAGCGACCATCGTCAACCTGAACGCTTCGCCTGAAGAGCGTTTCGCCGCCGTCGTTGCACTGCAGAAGCAGCCGCGCGACGCCAGCGCCGCTCGTCTGCGCAACCGTTGCCGCCTGACCGGCCGTCCTCACGGTGTATACCGTAAGTTCGGTCTGGGCCGTAACATGCTGCGCCAGGCTGCAATGCGCGGTGATGTTCCAGGTCTGGTCAAGGCCAGCTGGTAA
- the rpmD gene encoding 50S ribosomal protein L30: MATVKVTLIKSTAGRLPNHKLCVKGLGLRRIGHTVEVQDTPENRGMINKAYYMLRVEG, from the coding sequence ATGGCTACCGTTAAAGTAACGCTGATCAAAAGCACCGCCGGCCGTCTCCCTAACCACAAACTGTGCGTTAAGGGTCTGGGTCTGCGCCGCATCGGTCACACTGTAGAAGTCCAAGATACTCCCGAGAATCGCGGGATGATCAACAAGGCTTACTACATGCTGCGCGTCGAGGGTTAA
- the rplD gene encoding 50S ribosomal protein L4, whose amino-acid sequence MQLNVNDAQAIEVSELTFGGEFNETLVHQAVVAYMAGGRQGTKQQKTRSDVAGGGKRPWRQKGTGRARAGTTRGPIWRGGGVTFAARPQDHSQKLNKKMYRAAMRSILAELVRSDRLVVVQDFAVEAPKTKDLLNKLNGMGLSDVLIVSDAVDQNLYLAARNLPHVDVRDVQGSDPVSLIAYEKVLITVSAVKKFEELLG is encoded by the coding sequence ATGCAACTTAATGTAAATGACGCTCAGGCGATCGAAGTTTCCGAACTGACTTTCGGTGGCGAATTCAACGAGACGCTGGTACACCAAGCAGTCGTGGCCTACATGGCCGGCGGCCGTCAGGGCACCAAGCAGCAGAAGACCCGTTCCGACGTGGCTGGTGGCGGTAAGCGCCCATGGCGTCAGAAGGGTACTGGCCGTGCTCGTGCTGGTACTACTCGTGGTCCAATCTGGCGTGGCGGTGGTGTTACCTTCGCAGCTCGTCCTCAGGATCACTCGCAGAAGCTCAACAAGAAGATGTACCGCGCAGCAATGCGTTCCATCCTCGCTGAGCTGGTGCGTAGCGACCGTCTGGTCGTGGTTCAGGACTTCGCTGTCGAAGCTCCAAAAACCAAAGACCTGCTGAACAAGCTGAACGGCATGGGTCTGAGCGATGTACTGATCGTTTCGGACGCTGTTGATCAGAACCTGTACCTGGCTGCACGTAACCTGCCGCACGTCGACGTACGTGACGTTCAAGGTTCCGATCCGGTCAGTCTGATCGCATACGAGAAAGTGTTGATCACTGTCTCGGCCGTGAAGAAATTCGAGGAGCTGCTGGGATGA
- the rplP gene encoding 50S ribosomal protein L16 encodes MLQPKRTKFRKQMTGHNRGLALRGSKVSFGEFALKAVARGRLTARQIESARRALTRHVKRGGKIWIRVFPDKPVTKKPLEVRMGKGKGSVEYWVAQIQPGKVLYEIEGVSEELAREAFALAAAKLPLATSFVKRTVM; translated from the coding sequence ATGTTGCAACCAAAGCGTACAAAATTCCGCAAGCAGATGACCGGCCACAACCGTGGTCTGGCACTGCGCGGTAGCAAGGTCAGCTTCGGCGAGTTCGCCCTGAAAGCTGTCGCCCGCGGTCGCCTCACCGCTCGCCAGATCGAGTCGGCACGTCGTGCCCTGACCCGTCACGTAAAACGTGGCGGTAAGATCTGGATCCGTGTGTTCCCGGACAAGCCGGTCACCAAGAAGCCTCTCGAAGTGCGGATGGGTAAAGGTAAGGGTTCCGTGGAATACTGGGTTGCCCAGATCCAGCCAGGCAAAGTCCTGTACGAGATCGAGGGTGTTTCTGAAGAGCTGGCGCGCGAAGCTTTCGCCCTGGCTGCTGCAAAGCTGCCTCTCGCCACCTCCTTTGTTAAGCGGACGGTGATGTGA
- the rpmC gene encoding 50S ribosomal protein L29 yields MKANELREKSAQQLNEQLLGLLRDQFNLRMQKATGQLGQSHLLSQVKRDIARVKTVLNQQAGK; encoded by the coding sequence ATGAAAGCGAATGAACTTCGTGAAAAATCGGCACAGCAGCTGAACGAGCAACTGCTCGGCCTGCTGCGCGACCAGTTCAATCTGCGTATGCAGAAAGCAACTGGCCAGTTGGGGCAGTCGCACCTGCTCTCGCAAGTTAAGCGTGACATCGCTCGCGTGAAAACTGTGCTCAACCAGCAGGCAGGTAAGTGA
- the rpsS gene encoding 30S ribosomal protein S19, with protein MPRSLKKGPFIDLHLLKKIEVATEKNDRKPVKTWSRRSMILPQMVGLTIAVHNGRQHVPVLVNEDMVGHKLGEFAGTRTYRGHVADKKAKR; from the coding sequence GTGCCACGTTCTCTGAAAAAAGGTCCTTTTATCGATCTTCACCTACTGAAGAAGATCGAAGTGGCGACGGAGAAGAACGATCGCAAGCCAGTTAAAACCTGGTCGCGCCGTTCGATGATCCTGCCACAAATGGTCGGTCTGACCATCGCGGTACACAACGGTCGTCAACATGTCCCAGTTCTCGTGAACGAAGACATGGTCGGCCACAAACTGGGCGAGTTCGCCGGTACCCGCACCTATCGCGGGCACGTGGCTGACAAGAAAGCCAAGCGTTAA
- the rplF gene encoding 50S ribosomal protein L6, with product MSRVAKNPVKLPSGVEVKFAGQQLSVKGAKGTLELNVHSSVEVTEESGELRFVARNGDQQARAMAGTTRALVNNMVQGVSQGFERKLQLVGVGYKAQAKGTVLNLALGFSHPVDYELPAGITAETPSQTDILIKGIDKQLVGQVAAEIRDFRPPEPYKGKGVRYADEVVRRKEAKKK from the coding sequence ATGTCTCGCGTCGCTAAGAACCCCGTTAAGCTGCCATCTGGCGTCGAAGTCAAATTCGCCGGTCAGCAGCTTTCGGTGAAGGGTGCCAAGGGCACTCTCGAACTGAACGTTCACTCGTCTGTTGAAGTTACCGAAGAGTCTGGTGAGCTGCGTTTTGTCGCTCGCAACGGTGACCAGCAAGCTCGCGCCATGGCCGGTACTACCCGCGCTCTGGTGAACAACATGGTCCAAGGCGTAAGCCAAGGCTTCGAGCGCAAGCTCCAGCTGGTCGGTGTTGGTTACAAGGCACAGGCTAAAGGCACCGTCCTGAACCTGGCCCTGGGCTTCTCTCACCCAGTGGACTACGAACTGCCAGCCGGTATCACCGCTGAAACGCCTAGCCAGACCGACATCCTGATCAAGGGTATCGACAAGCAGCTGGTAGGTCAGGTGGCCGCTGAAATCCGCGACTTCCGTCCGCCAGAGCCTTACAAAGGTAAAGGTGTGCGTTACGCGGACGAAGTAGTCCGTCGTAAAGAAGCCAAGAAGAAGTAG
- the rpsC gene encoding 30S ribosomal protein S3: MGQKVHPTGIRLGIVKEHTSVWYADGATYADYLLKDLKTREYLQDKLKSASVSRIDIHRPAQTARITIHTARPGIVIGKKGEDVEKLRQDLTKQMGVPVHINIEEIRKPELDAMLVAQSVAQQLERRVMFRRAMKRAVQNAMRIGAKGIKIQVSGRLGGAEIARTEWYREGRVPLHTLRADIDYNTYEAHTTYGVIGVKVWIFKGEVIGGRQEELKPQAPAPRKKAAK, from the coding sequence ATGGGTCAGAAAGTACATCCCACTGGCATTCGCCTGGGAATCGTCAAGGAGCACACCTCCGTCTGGTACGCAGACGGTGCTACTTACGCAGATTACCTGTTGAAGGATCTGAAAACGCGTGAGTACCTCCAAGACAAACTAAAAAGCGCGTCCGTAAGCCGTATCGATATTCATCGTCCGGCTCAAACTGCACGCATCACCATCCACACCGCTCGTCCAGGTATCGTTATCGGGAAGAAAGGTGAGGACGTTGAGAAGCTGCGTCAGGACCTGACCAAGCAGATGGGTGTGCCTGTGCACATCAACATCGAAGAGATCCGCAAGCCGGAACTCGACGCTATGCTGGTTGCGCAAAGCGTAGCTCAGCAGCTGGAACGCCGCGTAATGTTCCGTCGCGCCATGAAGCGCGCCGTACAGAACGCCATGCGTATTGGTGCCAAGGGCATCAAGATCCAGGTGAGCGGTCGTCTCGGCGGCGCTGAGATTGCTCGTACCGAGTGGTATCGCGAAGGTCGTGTGCCTCTGCACACCCTGCGTGCCGATATCGACTACAACACCTACGAAGCTCACACCACTTACGGTGTGATCGGTGTGAAGGTTTGGATCTTCAAAGGCGAAGTAATTGGTGGTCGCCAAGAAGAGCTGAAGCCTCAAGCACCAGCGCCTCGTAAAAAAGCTGCTAAGTAA
- the rplO gene encoding 50S ribosomal protein L15, with amino-acid sequence MKLNDLSPAPGSRREKHRPGRGIGSGLGKTGGRGHKGQTSRSGGTIAPGFEGGQQPLHRRLPKFGFVSLKAMDRAEVRLSELAKVEGDVVTVQSLKDANVINQNVQRVKIMLSGEVTRAVTIKGIAATKGARAAIEAAGGKFEE; translated from the coding sequence ATGAAACTCAATGATCTGAGTCCAGCGCCGGGTTCCCGTCGCGAGAAGCATCGTCCGGGTCGTGGTATCGGTAGCGGTTTGGGTAAGACTGGTGGCCGTGGTCACAAAGGTCAGACCTCCCGTTCCGGTGGCACCATCGCTCCGGGCTTCGAAGGCGGTCAACAACCGCTGCACCGTCGTCTGCCGAAGTTCGGCTTCGTTTCCCTGAAAGCCATGGATCGCGCCGAAGTGCGTCTGTCCGAGCTGGCTAAAGTGGAAGGCGACGTTGTCACCGTGCAATCCTTGAAGGATGCCAACGTGATCAACCAGAACGTACAGCGTGTGAAAATCATGCTGTCTGGCGAAGTCACTCGCGCAGTCACCATCAAGGGTATCGCAGCCACCAAAGGTGCGCGTGCGGCTATCGAAGCAGCTGGCGGCAAGTTCGAGGAATAA
- the rplR gene encoding 50S ribosomal protein L18, translating to MTDKKVTRLRRARKARLKMHELEAVRLCVFRSSQHIYAQVISADGSKVLASASTLDKELRDGATGNIDAATKVGKLVAERAKAAGVSQVAFDRSGFKYHGRVKALADAAREGGLEF from the coding sequence ATGACCGACAAAAAAGTTACTCGACTGCGTCGCGCTCGCAAAGCACGCCTGAAAATGCACGAGCTCGAAGCCGTGCGTCTGTGCGTGTTCCGCTCCTCGCAGCACATTTATGCCCAGGTCATCTCGGCCGACGGCAGCAAGGTTTTGGCAAGCGCCTCGACCTTGGACAAAGAACTGCGTGATGGCGCCACCGGCAACATCGACGCGGCCACTAAGGTTGGCAAGCTGGTAGCTGAGCGTGCGAAAGCCGCCGGTGTATCTCAAGTTGCCTTTGACCGTTCCGGCTTCAAGTACCATGGCCGCGTCAAAGCGCTGGCTGATGCTGCTCGTGAAGGCGGGCTGGAGTTCTAA
- the rplB gene encoding 50S ribosomal protein L2 — protein MAIVKCKPTSPGRRFVVKVVNKELHKGAPHAPLLEKKSKSGGRNNNGRITTRHVGGGHKQHYRLVDFRRNDKDGIPATVERIEYDPNRTAHIALLCYADGERRYIIAPKGVSAGDQLIAGALAPIKAGNSLQLRNIPVGSTIHGIELKPGKGAQIARSAGASAQLIAREGVYVTLRLRSGEMRKVLAECRATLGEVSNSEHSLRSLGKAGAKRWRGVRPTVRGVAMNPVDHPHGGGEGRTSGGRHPVSPWGFPTKGAKTRGNKRTDNMIVRRRK, from the coding sequence ATGGCAATCGTTAAATGCAAACCGACTTCCCCTGGCCGCCGTTTCGTGGTCAAGGTGGTCAACAAGGAGCTGCACAAAGGCGCTCCTCACGCACCGCTGCTCGAGAAGAAATCGAAGTCTGGTGGTCGTAACAACAATGGCCGCATTACCACTCGTCACGTTGGTGGTGGTCATAAGCAGCATTACCGTCTGGTCGACTTCCGTCGCAACGACAAAGATGGCATTCCAGCCACTGTCGAGCGTATCGAATACGATCCAAACCGTACTGCTCACATCGCCCTGCTGTGCTACGCAGACGGTGAGCGTCGCTACATCATCGCCCCTAAAGGCGTGAGCGCTGGCGACCAGCTGATCGCAGGTGCCCTGGCCCCAATCAAGGCCGGTAACTCCCTGCAGCTGCGCAACATCCCAGTAGGTAGCACCATTCACGGCATCGAACTGAAGCCGGGTAAAGGTGCACAGATCGCTCGTTCCGCTGGTGCTTCGGCTCAGCTGATCGCTCGCGAAGGTGTCTACGTGACCCTGCGTCTGCGCTCTGGTGAAATGCGTAAAGTCCTGGCTGAGTGCCGTGCGACCCTGGGCGAAGTCTCGAACTCCGAGCACAGCCTGCGTTCGCTGGGTAAAGCTGGTGCCAAACGCTGGCGTGGCGTTCGCCCAACCGTTCGTGGTGTTGCCATGAACCCGGTTGACCACCCGCATGGTGGTGGTGAAGGTCGTACCTCCGGTGGTCGTCATCCGGTATCGCCATGGGGCTTCCCAACCAAGGGTGCGAAGACTCGTGGTAATAAGCGTACCGACAACATGATCGTCCGTCGTCGCAAGTAA